A region from the Citrobacter telavivensis genome encodes:
- the ttrC gene encoding tetrathionate reductase subunit TtrC produces the protein MMHPLIIEEVLARPQAVSWLPWAVQYFFFIGIAACGALFGCVLHWRKKASPTLESLTLLIALTCAITAPLALTADLHQTARVWHFYAYPTPWSWMPWGALFLPLFTAFLGLWFMAQVYKQLTGKSYAVTKWFAVASALAATGLLLYTGREVSVVQARPVWFSYAFVLAMFLSALQTFLALLIVGIRDDFLSQKRLALGQLLTLFVLAIVIVFWVSGNTLSGTAIRQWLAISASAHHYAFGLLTFWLVSLLFSAVALRRPLSLPLRSLLALSAMALCWFLRWTLLIQGQTLPKFNAQFNPYTLPAGTDGWLAILGTFGLWVALLIIVRESVNGLARRLQHG, from the coding sequence ATGATGCACCCCTTAATCATTGAAGAAGTGCTGGCCCGTCCACAGGCGGTGAGCTGGCTTCCCTGGGCGGTACAGTACTTCTTTTTTATCGGCATTGCCGCCTGTGGGGCGCTGTTTGGTTGCGTGCTGCACTGGCGTAAAAAGGCCAGTCCGACGCTGGAAAGCCTGACGCTGCTGATTGCCCTGACCTGTGCCATTACCGCCCCGCTGGCGCTGACCGCCGATCTCCACCAGACGGCCCGCGTCTGGCATTTTTACGCATATCCTACACCGTGGTCGTGGATGCCATGGGGCGCACTGTTTTTACCGCTGTTCACCGCGTTCCTTGGACTCTGGTTTATGGCGCAGGTTTATAAACAACTTACCGGAAAAAGTTACGCCGTCACGAAGTGGTTCGCCGTTGCCAGCGCGCTCGCCGCGACGGGACTGTTGCTTTATACCGGACGCGAAGTGTCCGTGGTTCAGGCTCGCCCTGTCTGGTTCAGCTACGCCTTTGTGCTGGCGATGTTCCTGAGCGCACTACAGACCTTCCTGGCCCTGTTAATCGTCGGGATACGTGATGATTTCCTGTCGCAAAAGCGGCTCGCCCTCGGGCAACTGCTGACGCTGTTCGTCCTCGCAATCGTCATCGTTTTCTGGGTCAGCGGCAATACGCTTTCCGGTACGGCAATCCGTCAGTGGCTGGCAATCTCTGCATCGGCCCACCATTACGCCTTTGGCTTACTGACATTCTGGCTGGTTTCACTCCTTTTCAGTGCTGTTGCCCTGCGTCGTCCGCTGTCATTACCGCTGCGCAGCCTGCTGGCACTGAGCGCGATGGCGCTGTGCTGGTTCCTGCGCTGGACTCTGCTGATTCAGGGGCAGACGCTGCCGAAATTCAACGCCCAGTTCAACCCGTACACCCTGCCCGCCGGTACCGACGGCTGGCTTGCCATCCTCGGCACCTTCGGCCTGTGGGTAGCACTGCTTATTATTGTTCGCGAGAGCGTGAACGGACTCGCAAGGAGATTGCAACATGGCTAA
- the ttrA gene encoding tetrathionate reductase subunit TtrA encodes MANLTRRQWLKVGLAVGGMATFALSYRDVAKRAIDGLKNGTSGKITRDRIVGNALTPEASAHPRWQQNTQQTIAMTQCFGCWTQCGIRVRVDRQTNRALRIAGNPYHPLSHEHHVDASVPFSTAMAQLAGENGLDARSTACARGATQLEGLYSPLRILEPMKRVGKRGEGKWQRISFEQLINEVVEGGDLFGEGHVDGLRAIYAPTTPIDPQHPGFGPQSNQLLVTNTSDDGRDTFLRRFALNSFGSKNFGAHGSYCGLAYRAGSGALMGDLDKNTHVKPDWDNVEFALFMGTSPAQSGNPFKRQARQLSSARLRNDFSYVVVAPALPLTPVLADDHGHWLPVIPGSDSALAMAMIRWIIENQRYNADYLAQPDVQAMQHADEKSWTNATHLVIADDLPELAGQHLTRAHLDSAAASDPLVVNENNELVPARDCLRATLFVTRQVTLADGRSVTVKSSFQCLKESAEKMTLAQYSQLCGVAENKIIALADAFTRHGRKAAVITHGGMMAGNGFYNAWAVMMLNALIGNLSLEGGVFVGGGKFNGATDGPRYNMADFPGKVKPKGLSIARSKTAYESSEEYRENLAAGRSPFPAKAPWYPFVAGQLTELLSSALEGYPYPLKAWISNMTNPLYGIPGLRAVAEEKLKDPARLPLFIAIDAYMNETTALADYIVPDTHNFESWGFSAPWAGVASKATTARWPIVDPATATTADGQPVSMEAFCIAVAKKLHLPGFGDNAISDSEGNRYPLNRAEDYYLRVAANIAFMGKAPVAEAVAEDIDLTGVSRIMPVIQQTLKAEEVRRVAFIYSRGGRFASDKSGRAENRVGNAWEKPLQIWNAEVAAHRHAITGERYSGCPAWYPARLSDGRSVDDLFPLTQWPLRLISFKSNTMASASAVIPRLHHVKPVNLVALNPQDGQRFGLAHGDTVRITTPGGQVEAQISLLHGVMPGVIAIEHGYGHREMGGAQHTLDGVPLPFDANVKSGINLNDLGFADPTRKVSNTWLDWVSGSAVRQGLPARVERLQG; translated from the coding sequence ATGGCTAATTTAACCCGTCGTCAGTGGCTCAAAGTTGGCCTGGCCGTTGGTGGTATGGCGACGTTCGCCCTCAGCTATCGTGACGTGGCGAAGCGCGCCATTGATGGCTTAAAAAACGGCACCTCCGGTAAAATCACCCGCGATCGTATCGTGGGGAATGCGCTTACCCCTGAAGCCAGCGCGCACCCGCGCTGGCAGCAGAATACGCAGCAAACCATTGCCATGACCCAGTGTTTCGGCTGCTGGACACAGTGTGGCATCAGGGTGCGCGTCGATCGGCAAACCAACCGGGCGCTGCGCATTGCCGGCAATCCGTATCATCCCCTTTCTCATGAACATCATGTTGATGCGTCGGTCCCCTTCAGCACGGCAATGGCGCAGTTGGCGGGCGAGAACGGTCTTGATGCCCGCTCGACGGCCTGCGCCAGGGGCGCAACACAACTGGAAGGGTTATACAGTCCGCTGCGTATTCTTGAGCCGATGAAGCGCGTGGGCAAACGCGGTGAAGGCAAATGGCAGCGCATCAGCTTTGAACAACTGATCAATGAGGTGGTGGAAGGCGGCGATCTGTTTGGCGAAGGTCACGTCGACGGCCTGCGTGCCATATATGCCCCGACGACCCCTATTGATCCGCAGCATCCAGGATTCGGACCTCAATCAAATCAGCTTCTGGTCACCAATACCAGCGACGACGGGCGAGACACCTTTTTGCGCCGTTTTGCTCTCAACAGTTTCGGCAGCAAAAACTTTGGCGCGCACGGATCCTATTGCGGACTGGCCTATCGCGCGGGTTCCGGTGCGCTGATGGGCGACCTTGATAAAAACACCCACGTGAAGCCCGACTGGGATAACGTGGAATTTGCTCTGTTTATGGGCACCTCGCCTGCACAGTCCGGCAACCCATTTAAGCGCCAGGCCAGACAGCTTTCCAGCGCACGCCTGCGCAATGACTTCAGCTATGTGGTCGTCGCCCCGGCGCTGCCGTTAACCCCCGTGCTGGCTGACGACCATGGTCACTGGTTACCGGTGATCCCCGGCAGCGACTCCGCGCTGGCGATGGCGATGATCCGCTGGATTATCGAAAACCAACGCTACAACGCCGATTATCTGGCGCAGCCCGACGTACAGGCGATGCAGCACGCGGACGAGAAGAGCTGGACTAACGCCACGCATCTGGTGATCGCCGACGATCTTCCCGAACTGGCCGGACAGCACCTGACGCGCGCCCATCTGGACTCCGCCGCCGCCAGCGACCCACTGGTCGTGAATGAGAACAACGAACTGGTCCCCGCCCGTGATTGCCTACGCGCCACGCTGTTTGTCACGCGTCAGGTAACGCTTGCCGACGGACGCAGCGTGACGGTAAAAAGCAGTTTTCAGTGTCTGAAAGAGTCGGCGGAAAAAATGACGCTTGCCCAGTACAGCCAACTGTGCGGCGTTGCGGAGAACAAAATCATCGCGCTGGCGGACGCTTTTACCCGTCATGGACGAAAAGCGGCGGTCATCACCCATGGCGGGATGATGGCGGGAAATGGCTTTTACAATGCGTGGGCGGTGATGATGCTGAACGCGCTGATCGGTAACCTCAGTCTGGAAGGCGGCGTCTTTGTTGGCGGCGGGAAATTCAACGGCGCAACGGACGGCCCGCGCTACAACATGGCGGATTTTCCGGGCAAAGTGAAGCCCAAAGGGCTGAGCATCGCGCGAAGCAAAACGGCGTATGAATCCTCCGAGGAGTATCGCGAAAACCTCGCCGCCGGGCGTTCTCCCTTCCCGGCCAAAGCGCCGTGGTATCCGTTTGTCGCCGGTCAGTTAACCGAATTGTTGAGTTCCGCGCTGGAGGGGTATCCGTACCCCCTCAAGGCGTGGATCTCCAACATGACCAATCCCTTATATGGCATACCCGGTCTGCGCGCCGTTGCCGAAGAAAAACTGAAAGATCCGGCGCGATTACCGCTGTTTATTGCTATCGACGCCTATATGAATGAGACCACCGCCCTTGCGGATTACATCGTACCGGACACACATAACTTCGAAAGCTGGGGATTCAGCGCGCCGTGGGCTGGCGTCGCCAGTAAAGCCACCACGGCACGCTGGCCGATTGTCGACCCTGCCACCGCCACAACCGCCGACGGTCAGCCCGTTTCGATGGAGGCATTCTGCATTGCCGTCGCAAAAAAATTGCATCTGCCGGGATTTGGCGACAATGCGATTTCCGACAGTGAGGGAAACCGCTATCCGCTCAATCGCGCGGAAGACTACTATCTGCGTGTCGCCGCCAATATCGCGTTTATGGGAAAAGCCCCGGTCGCCGAAGCGGTGGCAGAAGACATTGACCTTACGGGCGTGAGCCGCATTATGCCCGTCATTCAGCAGACGCTGAAAGCGGAGGAAGTCCGTCGGGTGGCATTTATCTACTCACGCGGTGGACGTTTCGCGTCAGATAAGAGTGGGCGAGCCGAAAACAGGGTCGGTAACGCGTGGGAAAAGCCGCTGCAAATCTGGAATGCCGAGGTTGCCGCCCACCGCCATGCGATCACCGGCGAACGCTACAGCGGCTGTCCGGCATGGTATCCGGCAAGACTGTCTGACGGGCGGTCGGTGGACGACCTGTTCCCACTAACACAGTGGCCGCTCAGGCTTATCTCGTTTAAGTCCAATACCATGGCCAGCGCATCGGCGGTGATCCCGCGGTTACATCACGTCAAACCGGTCAACCTGGTCGCGCTGAACCCACAGGACGGGCAGCGTTTTGGGCTGGCACATGGCGACACGGTGCGGATCACCACGCCGGGTGGGCAGGTTGAAGCGCAAATCAGTTTGCTGCACGGCGTAATGCCAGGGGTCATTGCTATCGAGCACGGCTACGGACATCGGGAGATGGGCGGCGCACAGCACACGCTCGACGGTGTACCGCTACCGTTTGATGCAAACGTGAAGTCGGGGATTAACCTGAACGATCTGGGCTTTGCCGATCCGACACGAAAAGTGAGCAATACCTGGCTGGACTGGGTATCCGGCTCCGCGGTACGTCAGGGGTTGCCGGCAAGAGTTGAGCGACTGCAAGGCTAA
- a CDS encoding response regulator: protein MAMIHLLDDDVAVTDACAFLLESLGYPVTCWEEGAVFLEQADLYQTGVLLLDMRMPIMDGKNVHESLRQRESTLAVVFLTGHGDVPMAVEQMKHGAVDFLQKPVSVKPLQTALEHALVVSAQAVARQQIATCYRALTAKERELAGLVVKGLMNREIAQVMNIAVRTVEVHRARVMEKMQAANLAELVNKWQRLKETQGVE from the coding sequence ATGGCAATGATTCATTTACTGGATGATGATGTGGCGGTCACCGATGCCTGCGCCTTTCTACTGGAGAGCCTGGGCTACCCGGTCACGTGCTGGGAAGAAGGGGCTGTTTTTCTTGAACAGGCTGATTTGTACCAGACGGGCGTGCTGCTTCTGGACATGCGGATGCCGATAATGGACGGCAAGAACGTCCATGAGTCCTTGCGTCAGCGCGAAAGTACGCTGGCCGTGGTGTTTTTGACCGGGCATGGCGATGTACCGATGGCCGTTGAACAGATGAAACACGGTGCGGTGGATTTCTTGCAAAAGCCGGTCAGTGTAAAACCGCTGCAAACGGCGCTGGAGCATGCGCTGGTGGTTTCAGCGCAGGCGGTTGCCCGACAACAGATCGCCACCTGCTACCGGGCGCTTACGGCTAAAGAACGTGAGTTGGCCGGGTTAGTCGTTAAGGGACTGATGAATCGCGAGATAGCGCAGGTGATGAACATCGCGGTACGCACGGTGGAGGTACATCGCGCCAGGGTGATGGAAAAAATGCAGGCCGCCAATCTGGCGGAACTGGTCAACAAATGGCAGCGGTTAAAAGAAACGCAAGGCGTTGAATAG
- the ttrB gene encoding tetrathionate reductase subunit TtrB, which yields MDSSKRQFLQQLGVLTAGASLVPLAQAKFPFSPERHGGSTQQRYAMLIDLRRCIGCQACTVSCAIENQTPQGEFRTHVNQYQVRLADEVTNVLLPRLCNHCDNPPCVPVCPVQATFQREDGIVVVDNTRCVGCAYCVQACPYDARFINHETQTADKCTFCVHRLEAGLLPACVESCVGGARIIGDIRDPQSRISQLIRTHHDAINVLKPENDTAPHVFYLGLDEAFVTPLMGRAQPALWQEV from the coding sequence ATGGACAGCAGTAAACGGCAGTTTCTCCAGCAACTGGGCGTCCTGACCGCAGGCGCGTCGCTGGTTCCTCTGGCGCAGGCAAAATTTCCTTTTTCACCTGAACGTCATGGCGGCTCCACACAGCAGCGTTACGCGATGCTTATCGATCTGCGCCGCTGCATTGGCTGTCAGGCCTGCACCGTCAGTTGCGCGATTGAAAACCAGACGCCGCAGGGCGAGTTCCGAACCCATGTGAATCAGTATCAGGTCCGGTTGGCGGATGAGGTGACCAACGTGCTGTTACCGCGTCTCTGTAACCACTGCGACAATCCGCCCTGCGTACCGGTTTGCCCGGTACAGGCCACATTTCAACGCGAGGACGGCATCGTCGTGGTCGATAACACCCGCTGCGTCGGTTGCGCCTACTGCGTGCAGGCCTGCCCCTACGATGCGCGCTTTATCAATCATGAAACACAGACCGCCGATAAATGTACGTTTTGCGTCCACCGTCTGGAGGCCGGACTTCTCCCCGCCTGCGTGGAGTCCTGCGTGGGCGGCGCGCGCATCATCGGCGACATCCGCGATCCGCAAAGCCGGATTTCGCAATTGATCCGCACCCATCACGACGCCATCAACGTACTGAAACCGGAAAATGACACCGCACCCCATGTTTTCTATCTGGGGCTGGACGAGGCGTTTGTTACCCCGTTGATGGGCCGCGCGCAACCCGCGCTCTGGCAGGAGGTATGA
- a CDS encoding PhnD/SsuA/transferrin family substrate-binding protein, producing MRSQTVKGLALLASALMFSGATLADSWNIGILAMRGEVSTRNHWQPLETLLNQQLPGEQFHILPLDLHQMQAAVNKGSVQFVVTNPAQFVQLNSRSPLRWLASLRSARGTGNVIGSAILTRRDSGITGAHDLIGKTVGAIDPQAFGGYLLGYKALSDAGLRPERDLNLRFTGFPADALLYLLREKAVQAVIVPVCLLEKMDEEGLVDKADFVAVINRPGDIACLASTPLYPDWSFAALPAVSDALADRVTRALLATPDTAAFHWGAPASTSQVEALLRDVQQHPQQRRLWLDVKSWLIQHQWLMGGTALTLLLLTLNYIWVMLLVRRRGKQLERNGVQLRQQELALETARQISVLGEMTSGFAHELNQPLSAIRHYAQGCLIRLQSQDPAHALLPALEHIDQQAQRGADTLRNLRRWVSQAQGSPTRTEEWEDISIHEAVHHVWQLLRMAQQFPRLTLHSSIDRALTISLPPVLLEQVLANLILNAAQAGATALWINASYLPHGVRVTLQDNGGGIDDVLLHQVFQPFMTSRKEGMGLGLVICQRLVRYGQGEIGLCNQTAPDGLPGVAVRLDFTQREEKGGNGNDSFTG from the coding sequence GTGAGAAGTCAAACGGTGAAGGGTCTGGCGCTGCTGGCGTCGGCCTTAATGTTCAGTGGTGCAACGCTGGCGGACTCATGGAATATCGGGATACTGGCGATGCGCGGAGAGGTCTCTACCCGCAACCACTGGCAGCCGCTGGAGACACTGCTTAACCAACAGCTTCCCGGAGAACAGTTCCACATCCTGCCGCTGGATCTGCACCAGATGCAGGCGGCGGTGAACAAGGGAAGCGTACAATTTGTGGTGACCAACCCGGCGCAGTTTGTGCAGTTGAACAGTCGTTCGCCGCTGCGCTGGCTGGCGTCTTTACGCTCCGCACGTGGAACAGGCAACGTCATTGGCAGTGCAATCCTTACCCGGCGCGACAGCGGTATTACCGGCGCGCACGACCTGATCGGTAAAACGGTGGGGGCCATCGATCCCCAGGCGTTCGGCGGCTACCTGCTGGGATATAAAGCGCTGAGCGACGCCGGTCTGCGCCCCGAACGCGATCTCAATCTGCGTTTTACCGGATTTCCGGCCGATGCGCTTCTTTATTTACTCCGTGAAAAAGCGGTACAGGCCGTGATTGTCCCGGTCTGCCTGCTGGAAAAAATGGACGAAGAGGGACTGGTTGATAAAGCCGATTTTGTCGCGGTGATCAACCGTCCCGGAGACATCGCCTGTTTAGCCAGTACGCCGCTTTATCCTGACTGGTCATTCGCCGCGTTGCCTGCGGTGAGCGATGCGCTGGCCGATCGCGTTACCCGCGCGCTGTTGGCAACGCCTGACACCGCGGCGTTTCACTGGGGAGCGCCGGCGTCGACCAGTCAGGTGGAGGCGCTACTGCGCGACGTGCAGCAGCATCCGCAGCAGCGACGTTTGTGGCTGGATGTGAAAAGCTGGCTGATACAGCATCAGTGGCTGATGGGCGGGACCGCGCTTACCCTGTTGCTGCTTACCCTGAACTACATCTGGGTCATGCTGCTGGTGCGCCGTCGTGGTAAACAGCTTGAACGCAACGGCGTCCAGTTGCGCCAGCAGGAACTGGCGCTGGAAACGGCCAGGCAAATAAGTGTCCTCGGAGAAATGACCTCCGGGTTTGCGCACGAACTGAATCAACCGCTTTCGGCAATCCGCCATTACGCACAGGGCTGCCTGATTCGCCTGCAGTCGCAGGATCCGGCGCATGCGTTATTGCCAGCGCTGGAGCATATCGATCAACAGGCGCAGCGCGGGGCAGATACTCTGCGTAATCTGCGGCGCTGGGTGAGTCAGGCCCAGGGAAGCCCGACCCGCACGGAAGAATGGGAGGACATCAGCATTCATGAGGCGGTTCATCATGTCTGGCAGTTGTTGCGTATGGCGCAGCAGTTTCCGAGGTTAACCTTACACAGCAGTATCGATCGCGCACTGACGATTTCGTTACCGCCGGTATTGCTGGAGCAGGTATTGGCCAATCTGATCCTCAATGCGGCGCAGGCGGGGGCCACCGCGCTGTGGATTAATGCTTCATATTTGCCACATGGCGTGCGCGTGACGTTGCAGGATAATGGCGGCGGCATTGACGATGTTTTACTGCATCAGGTCTTTCAGCCCTTTATGACCAGCCGGAAAGAGGGCATGGGACTGGGGTTGGTTATCTGCCAACGGCTGGTGCGTTACGGTCAGGGGGAGATCGGTCTGTGCAATCAGACCGCGCCTGACGGACTGCCCGGCGTGGCGGTGAGACTGGATTTTACACAACGGGAGGAAAAGGGCGGCAATGGCAATGATTCATTTACTGGATGA
- a CDS encoding methionine ABC transporter substrate-binding protein: MKKSLTLLAAATLSALSFASWADTLTVGASNVPHAEILEQAKPILAKQGIDLEIKPFQDYILPNTALAGREIDANYFQHIPYLNSVLKDHAGDKTYDFVSAGAIHIEPIGIYSKKVKSLKDLPEGGKIIMRDAVSEEGRILSIFEKEGVIKLKPGVDKVSARISDIVENPKKLKFLPNVEAALLPQMYNNDEGDAVVINANYAIDAGLDPVHDPIAVESGENNPYANIITVHRGDEKKKDIVALVDVLHSKEIQDWIRTKYKGAVIPVNN; encoded by the coding sequence ATGAAAAAATCACTGACACTTCTCGCAGCAGCCACCTTAAGTGCCCTGAGCTTCGCCTCCTGGGCGGACACGCTGACCGTGGGCGCGTCCAACGTGCCGCATGCCGAAATTCTTGAGCAGGCCAAACCGATTCTGGCGAAACAGGGGATCGATCTGGAGATTAAACCGTTCCAGGACTACATCCTGCCAAACACCGCGCTGGCGGGCCGTGAAATTGACGCCAACTACTTCCAGCATATTCCCTATCTGAACAGCGTGCTGAAAGATCATGCCGGGGATAAAACCTACGATTTCGTCAGTGCGGGGGCAATCCACATTGAACCTATCGGCATTTATTCGAAAAAGGTCAAATCGCTGAAGGATCTGCCGGAAGGCGGCAAAATCATCATGCGTGATGCGGTGTCGGAAGAAGGGCGCATCCTGTCTATCTTCGAGAAAGAGGGCGTGATTAAACTGAAGCCGGGCGTGGATAAAGTCAGCGCGCGTATCAGCGACATCGTGGAAAACCCGAAGAAGCTGAAGTTCCTGCCTAACGTTGAAGCCGCGCTGCTGCCGCAGATGTACAACAACGATGAAGGTGATGCGGTGGTGATTAACGCCAACTACGCCATCGACGCCGGTCTGGATCCGGTACACGATCCGATCGCCGTGGAAAGCGGTGAGAACAACCCATATGCCAACATCATTACCGTTCATCGTGGCGATGAGAAGAAAAAGGATATTGTCGCGCTGGTTGACGTCCTGCACTCAAAAGAGATTCAGGACTGGATCCGCACCAAATACAAAGGCGCGGTCATCCCGGTGAATAACTGA